A region of the Terriglobia bacterium genome:
ATCCGCAGATCCCGCGCGGTGCTCCTCACGCGATCCGAGATCTGATGCTCCCCTCGCCATGCGCACCGCAGGCCCCGATTCGTGTTCGTCCCGGCGTGCGGGTCGAAAGCACTTGCCGATCGTCGAGTTGCGGCGAGCGAAGCGTTCTTCGCGACTTTTCCGCTCCAAGCAGGATCCTCTTGCCCAGGGATTCGCGGATGGGTGCGAGAGTGCCGCGGGCGAGATGGTACAATCTTCCGGCTTAACACAAGGAGGCATCCACATGAATCGAATTGCGTCGCACGTCGCACTCTCGGCCGCCATCGTTTCGATGCTCGCGCTCCCCACCGTCGCCGCGGAAAGAACTGCCCTCAAGCCAGCCACGAGAGCCGCAGCCCCGGCGGCCGTCCTGGTGGCTGACGCAGAGTTGAAGTGGACCGACGTACCCGAATTCCCCGGCGTCAAGATGGCGCGGCTGCACGGCGATCCGAACATGGGGCCCAGCCATTTCTTCCTGAAGCTGCCCTCCGGATTCGCCGCAGGGATGCATTTCCATAACGCGGACCATTGGGTCGCGGTCGTCTCCGGAACACTGGTGCT
Encoded here:
- a CDS encoding DUF4437 domain-containing protein is translated as MNRIASHVALSAAIVSMLALPTVAAERTALKPATRAAAPAAVLVADAELKWTDVPEFPGVKMARLHGDPNMGPSHFFLKLPSGFAAGMHFHNADHWVAVVSGTLVLTPEGGAEKKLPAGSGFGFTGKKKHTTKCAEGSDCVLFIDARGKWDVIPTDKK